In the Lepidochelys kempii isolate rLepKem1 chromosome 3, rLepKem1.hap2, whole genome shotgun sequence genome, one interval contains:
- the LOC140908296 gene encoding myb/SANT-like DNA-binding domain-containing protein 7: MQSSSAQVTMMESQNCKRAPAWTEREVRDLIAVWGEESVLSELRSSFRNAKTFVKISQGMKDRGHNRDPKQCRVKLKELRQAYQKTREANSRSGSEPQTCRFYDELHAILGGSATTTPAVLFDSFNGDGGNTEAGFGDEEDDGEEEVVDSSQQASGETGFPDSQELFLTLDLEPVPPEPTQGCLLDPAGGEGTSAACVSMITGSSPSQRLVKLRKK; encoded by the exons atgcagagctcatcagcacaggtgaccatgatggagtcccagaattgcaaaagagctccagcatggaccgaacgggaggtacgggatctgatcgctgtctggggagaggaatccgtgctatcagaactccgttccagttttcgaaatgccaaaacctttgtcaaaatctcccagggcatgaaggacagaggccataacagggacccgaagcagtgccgcgtgaaactgaaggagctgaggcaagcctaccagaaaaccagagaggcgaacagccgctctgggtcagagccccaaacatgccgcttctatgatgagctgcatgccattttagggggttcagccaccactaccccagccgtgttgtttgactccttcaatggagatggaggcaatacggaagcaggttttggggacgaagaagatgatggggaggaggaggttgtagatagctcacagcaagcaagcggagaaaccggttttcccgacagccaggaactgtttctcaccctagacctggagccagtaccccccgaacccacccaaggctgcctcctggacccagcaggcggagaagggacctctg ctgcatgtgtttcaatgatcacaggatcttctccttcccagaggctagtgaagcttagaaagaaataa